A window of the Brassica oleracea var. oleracea cultivar TO1000 chromosome C1, BOL, whole genome shotgun sequence genome harbors these coding sequences:
- the LOC106334382 gene encoding uncharacterized protein LOC106334382, whose protein sequence is MDSNIAKSWNAVLKEAREFPFISMCEYIRTTLISWFALRRAKALEHKGTLTPNVQGHVELNFESSTSSAVCGISETEFQVMAQSGECFLVNLLSGTCSCNAFQELRIPCPHAMAAAGRANIRTDSLVAAAYYADTWHSTYEAKIYPIPSVGGNKIGGEYAGDLLPPEVRRPPGRPRKVRILSWGQDKHAGMKGSRKCTRCRGGRPQQGLMP, encoded by the exons ATGGATTCTAATATAGCGAAATCATGGAACGCAGTATTAAAAGAAGCACGAGAATTCCCCTTCATCTCCATGTGTGAGTACATACGTACAACACTTATTAGTTGGTTTGCACTTCGACGTGCCAAAGCGTTGGAGCATAAAGGGACGCTAACACCAAATGTGCAAGGGCACGTTGAATTAAACTTTGAATCCTCCACTTCGTCGGCCGTTTGTGGAATAAGTGAAACTGAGTTTCAAGTGATGGCCCAAAGTGGGGAGTGTTTCTTGGTCAACCTCTTATCCGGCACGTGTTCATGCAATGCGTTCCAGGAGCTACGCATCCCATGTCCGCATGCGATGGCTGCAGCAGGCCGCGCTAATATCCGTACTGACTCTTTGGTGGCTGCTGCGTATTATGCGGACACATGGCATAGTACTTACGAGGCAAAAATTTACCCCATTCCATCTGTAGGTGGAAACAAAATTGGAGGAGAATATGCGGGGGATCTACTACCGCCTGAGGTTAGGAGACCACCTGGGAGGCCACGGAAGGTCCGTATCTTGTCGTGGGGGCAAGATAAG CATGCTGGAATGAAGGGAAGTAGGAAATGCACAAGATGCAGGGGGGGAAGGCCACAACAAGGCCTCATGCCGTAG
- the LOC106302271 gene encoding cell division control protein 48 homolog E-like, with product MSNQPESSDFKNDFNSAILERKKSPNRFVVDEAIDDDNSSFSLHHSTMEKAAAFPGDAILIKAKKRKDIVFILFADESCEDPKIRMNKIVRSNLRVRLGDVILSSLLTNALTSSTESVCTRLHGYVGLVPSHVPGSARGRVRHGYSSKRPQYVSSNAGTAKTYMGTDL from the exons ATGTCAAACCAACCTGAATCTTCCGACTT TAAGAATGATTTCAACTCAGCTATCCTTGAGAGGAAGAAGTCTCCTAATCGATTTGTTGTTGACGAAGCCATTGACGATGACAACTCTTCCTTCTCTCTCCATCACTCCACCATGGAAAAAGCTGCAGCTTTTCCGGGTGATGCAATTCTCATCAAG GCTAAGAAAAGGAAGGACATTGTCTTCATTTTGTTTGCTGATGAATCATGTGAGGATCCTAAGATCAGAATGAACAAGATCGTAAGGTCCAACTTGAGGGTTAGACTGGGTGATGTCATATTGTCATCTCTGCTCACCAATGCCCTGACATCAAGTACTGAAAGCGTGTGCACTAGGTTGCACGGGTACGTCGGGTTGGTGCCGTCTCACGTACCGGGTTCGGCGAGGGGACGGGTACGGCACGGGTACTCCTCGAAACGTCCCCAATACGTCTCGAGTAATGCAGGGACGGCAAAGACTTATATGGGGACGGATCTGTGA